From a single Larimichthys crocea isolate SSNF chromosome XIII, L_crocea_2.0, whole genome shotgun sequence genomic region:
- the LOC109142017 gene encoding C-type lectin domain family 10 member A encodes MNRKRQEAAGEIIEEMDYVNTSVSTVAKTAATSDRKSPSFTQSFLPIAVCWAILLVIMSLRIYFTSVMSENNGKLMLHVTGLETQNQQLEEELNQLKENQTSLLTDKDNLNRAYAVLESNVTDLKSQNQEVETQNQQLKEEKKNLTARIQELQKLWNQNISQAQMSVNLYCPIRKGQRKCNPCLPGWIPKPPNCYAVNNAEKADQKTWESAQESCKGKDSDLPVIANEQEKTSVGELLWNGITYNEFWIGLKAENGKWKWLDGSELTDNSWIEDPATVGQCALLHKNNTWTSEDCNKKYQWICQQKALTLT; translated from the exons ATGAACAGAAAACGACAGGAGGCAGCTG GAGAAATCATAGAAGAAATGGACTATGTTAATACATCGGTATCCACTGTGGCTAAGACAGCAGCCACCTCAG aTCGGAAGTCTCCATCCTTCACTCAGTCTTTTCTGCCAATAGCAGTGTGTTGGGCGATACTGTTAGTAATCATGTCACTTCGTATCTACT TTACCTCTGTCATGTCTGAAAACAACGGCAAGCTGATGTTACATGTCACAGGGCTGGAGACACAAAACCAGCAGCTGGAAGAAGAACTGAACcagttaaaagaaaatcaaacgTCTCTGCTGACTGACAAAGACAACCTGAATCGAGCCTATGCTGTCTTAGAAAGCAACGTCACAGACCTGAAGTCACAAAACCAGGAAGTGGAGACACAAAACCAGCAgctgaaagaagagaagaagaacttAACAGCAAGAATACAAGAGCTGCAGAAACTATGGAACCAGAACATCAGTCAAGCTCAGATGAGCGTTAATCTCTACTGCCCCATAAGAA AAGGTCAAAGAAAGTGTAATCCTTGTCTGCCTGGATGGATACCCAAACCACCCAACTGCTATGCGGTTAATAACGCTGAGAAGGCTGATCAGAAAACCTGGGAGAGTGCTCAAGAAAGTTGCAAAGGAAAGGATTCAGATTTGCCTGTCATAGCTAATGAACAGGAGAAG ACATCTGTTGGTGAACTGCTTTGGAACGGCATAACATACAATGAATTCTGGATCGGCCTGAAAGCTGAAAATGGGAAATGGAAGTGGCTCGATGGAAGTGAACTGACTGATAA CTCCTGGATAGAAGATCCAGCTACTGTTGGTCAATGTGCACTTCTCCATAAGAACAACACATGGACATCAGAGGACTGTAATAAGAAATATCAATGGATCTGCCAACAGAAGGCTTTAACTCTGACTTGA